The sequence below is a genomic window from Sneathiella marina.
CTTGTGAAGCCTGAGCTGCAGCAGCAGGATCAGTTAAAAGCAGTTGTTTTGACGCGGCAATTGTTATTGCGTTGTGAATGGAGAAACTATGTTGCTGCTGAGCAATCACATTTTGCAATGCAAGTCCAATACTATGGGCCATTTGCTGGTATAAAATTCCCATGGCCTCGGCTGGTGCATCTCCAAGAACGCTCAAGTTTACTTGAGCAATCGAGCCGGTAATCTGGCTGTTCACATATGACTCCGATGTCATTCTCTGTCTCCTTTACTTGATCTGCAAATCAACTATCTGATTGAGGGAAATCTTTTGTAAGAAAGTACTAATTGTCCATATGTTTATTCATGTGATTGGGCGACTGGACCGGCTGCTGAAAATCATATTGACCGTATGTCCTTTGATCATAGAAAGCAGGAGATTCTAGTCGGCGAGAGGAGAGATTGGCAGTTTGAGACAATATGGATTGTAGATTCTGTGTTAGAGAAGCTAATCCGAGGCTGTACATATGCTGTTGATTAGAAACAGAGTTTTGCATCGAAGTCCCGATTGACTGCGCAGTGGTTTGATACAGTGTCCCGATTGCCTGGGCAGGTGCGAGCCCAAGGTTTATGGTATTTGCCTGCGTAATGGCGTCAGTAACTTGACTATTGACCGACTTTATTGATGCAGGTCCCTTTTGTTTTTCTGTCATGTATATTTCCTGTGAATTGCTGGAGCCGGAATTCTGAACATTACGTACCCTGTTAAAAGGAGGACGTAATGTTCAAAACTGTGT
It includes:
- a CDS encoding RebB family R body protein, whose translation is MTSESYVNSQITGSIAQVNLSVLGDAPAEAMGILYQQMAHSIGLALQNVIAQQQHSFSIHNAITIAASKQLLLTDPAAAAQASQDLISGSAIPENLAALQAVVNEIGKK
- a CDS encoding RebB family R body protein, translating into MTEKQKGPASIKSVNSQVTDAITQANTINLGLAPAQAIGTLYQTTAQSIGTSMQNSVSNQQHMYSLGLASLTQNLQSILSQTANLSSRRLESPAFYDQRTYGQYDFQQPVQSPNHMNKHMDN